A genomic window from Betta splendens chromosome 24, fBetSpl5.4, whole genome shotgun sequence includes:
- the pou3f2a gene encoding POU domain, class 3, transcription factor 2a has translation MSGVLSGVTTSVNRSWPIKSGARRTTGARLCVPLAQRPGDAGERRLAAPWRKRVTVKDSLLLTPAITLAPIVMATATSNHYSVLSTPSSAPPPHSESGSMQQAAAYRDAHTLLQNDYGTLPGGGHPLSHAHQWITALSHGDSGAPWPSSPLGEQDVKPVLHDSDREELQNSSSLQPPPPPPPQQQQQQQQRHPHLAHQQAHHDARAWRTSTATTHIPGMATSEGQSLVYSQSGFTLMPGGEQGGMHHLPQRDEDHHSHSPHLSEHGGAPGAHQQALSHHHQHGGHQDQSDEDTPTSDELEQFAKQFKQRRIKLGFTQADVGLALGTLYGNVFSQTTICRFEALQLSFKNMCKLKPLLNKWLEEADSTSGSPTSLDKIAAQGRKRKKRTSIEVGVKGALESHFLKCPKPGAAEINSLADSLQLEKEVVRVWFCNRRQKEKRMTPAGGQLSGGEDMYGDTPPHHGGQTVQ, from the coding sequence ATGAGCGGGGTGCTGTCAGGGGTAACCACATCTGTCAACCGTTCTTGGCCAATAAAGAGCGGAGCGAGGCGGACCACAGGTGCGCGCCTCTGCGTCCCCTTGGCACAGCGCCCGGGAGATGCTGGAGAGAGACGCCTCGCTGCCCCGTGGCGCAAAAGAGTTACTGTCAAAGACAGCCTCCTTTTAACTCCAGCCATCACTCTGGCTCCGATAGTTATGGCGACCGCAACGTCCAACCACTACAGCGTCCTCAGCACCCCCAGcagcgcgccgccgccgcactcGGAGTCCGGGAGCATGCAGCAGGCGGCAGCGTACAGGGACGCGCACACCCTGCTCCAGAACGACTACGGCACGTTACCGGGCGGCGGACATCCGCTCAGCCACGCGCACCAGTGGATAACGGCGCTGTCTCACGGCGACAGCGGGGCGCCGTGGCCGTCGAGTCCCCTCGGAGAGCAGGACGTGAAGCCCGTTCTGCACGACAGTGAccgagaggagctgcagaactCCAGcagtctgcagccgccgccgccgccgccgccgcagcagcagcagcagcagcaacagcgacACCCTCACCTCGCGCACCAGCAGGCGCATCACGACGCCAGAGCATGGCGAACCAGCACGGCCACCACGCACATCCCCGGCATGGCGACGTCTGAGGGCCAGAGCCTGGTGTACTCCCAGTCCGGGTTCACCCTGATGCCGGGGGGAGAGCAAGGGGGGATGCACCACCTCCCCCAGCGGGACGAGGaccaccacagccacagcccGCACCTCAGCGAACACGGCGGGGCGCCCGGGGCCCACCAGCAGGCTCTGTCACACCATCACCAGCACGGGGGGCATCAGGACCAGTCGGACGAGGACACGCCGACCTCCGACGAGTTGGAGCAGTTCGCCAAGCAGTTCAAGCAGCGGCGCATCAAGCTGGGCTTCACGCAGGCGGACGTGGGGCTGGCTCTCGGGACGCTCTATGGGAACGTTTTTTCTCAGACCACCATTTGCAGGTTCGAGGcgctccagctcagcttcaaGAACATGTGTAAACTCAAGCCTTTGTTGAACAAGTGGCTGGAGGAGGCGGACTCCACCTCGGGCAGCCCCACCAGCCTGGATAAAATCGCGGCGCAGGGGAGGAAGCGGAAAAAGCGGACCTCCATCGAGGTGGGCGTCAAAGGGGCTCTGGAGAGCCATTTTCTTAAATGTCCGAAGCCGGGAGCGGCGGAGATCAACTCCCTGGCGgacagcctgcagctggagaaggaggtggtgCGGGTTTGGTTCTGCAACCGGCggcagaaggagaagagaatGACACCCGCCGGAGGACAGCTATCGGGAGGCGAGGACATGTACGGGGACACCCCCCCTCACCACGGAGGACAGACCGTGCAGTGA
- the tmem63a gene encoding CSC1-like protein 1 isoform X1 has translation MRATYRGRDHKQSSCLWSHSGKKLSSRQTKNSLYRQTAGLTSVMFSQWWASGLPLVSNGTSGVPDNCFNSTENTVLEGVPFGGVPAVLLIDFTVFLVLVFIFFVIRRKWWDYGRLALVADNEVSAYRQRASSVRPEESGCDLGWFAWLPYIIRMDGEKIKARCGVDAVHYLSFQRHLMFLLLVLTITSVAVILPVNLTGNLLDNDPKNFGRTTVGNLPKGDNLLWLHTVFAVFYLAVTVAVLQRHTSKMKDIRTATARNTLFVCSVPKSATEDDVKLHFTEAYPTCYVCAVTLGCDVAKLMHLDEQRKRVGKNLHYYECVLDKTGNREMIDPRSCGHQCCCTKSEKVDAIEYYSAKEKDLLDEVREQAELAPQQHLGIAFVTLQNEAMAKYILKDFNALECGGGCCNRREPQPSSNSKALKVSNWKVSFAPHPKNIYWANLSVGGLRWFVRYVLINFFLILLLTFLTTPTIIINTIDRFNVTKPIEYLNNPVISQFFPTLLLWSFSALLPTIVYYSTLGEAHWSRSSEQLSMLRKLYFFLLFMVLILPSLGLTSLAVFFRWLFDKEFLSNGKLRFECVFLPNQGAFFVNYVITAALVGSAMELLRLPGLLLYTIRMMFAGSAAERKYVKQNQAYECEYGAMYSWTLCVFTVIMAYSIICPIIVPFGLLYMFLKYYVDKHNLYFAYLPAHLDHQVHMAAINQALAAPIICLIWLYFFSVLRTGFLTPTSLFTLVVLCISVFICISYTCFGLFKYLSPHNYTVKEEDEDAEETVEENTVVYLPRVLNPKSPVSATEGFTRQKSYGSTQDSADASSVPVNKD, from the exons ATGCGCGCAACATACAGAGGGCGGGACCATAAGCAGAGTTCATGTTTATGGAGTCATAGTGGAAAGAAGTTGTCCTCCCGGCAGACTAAAAACAG TCTCTACAGGCAAACTGCTGGTCTCACATCAGTGATGTTTTCCCAGTGGTGGGCCAGTGGGCTCCCACTAGTCTCAAATGGTACCTCTGGTGTCCCAGACAACTGCTTCAACTCCACTGAGAACACTGTACTTGAAGGAGTCCCGTTTGGAGGAGTACCAGCAGTGCTACTGATTGATTTTACTGTGTTTCTG GTGCTGGTGTTCATCTTTTTTGTTATCAGGAGAAAGTGGTGGGACTATGGGCGTCTGGCGCTGGTTGCAGACAATGAAGT gtCAGCATACCGACAACGTGCATCATCAGTCAGGCCGGAGGAGTCAGGATGTGACTTA GGATGGTTTGCTTGGCTGCCATACATCATTCGTATGGA TGGGGAAAAAATTAAAGCCAGATGTGGCGTGGACGCTGTTCACTACCTGTCCTTTCAGCGTCACCTGATGTTCTTGTTGTTGGTCTTAACTATAACCTCCGTGGCAGTCATATTGCCTGTCAACTTGACTGGGAATCTGCTGG atAATGACCCAAAGAACTTTGGAAGAACAACTGTTGGTAATCTTCCCAAAGG AGACAACCTGTTATGGCTGCACACAGTGTTTGCGGTTTTCTACCTGGCTGTAACAGTTGCGGTGCTGCAGCGTCACACATCAAAAATGAAAGACATACGTACAGCCACA GCTAGAAAcaccttgtttgtgtgttcagtcCCTAAAAGTGCAACAGAAGATGATGTAAAGCTTCATTTCAC GGAGGCGTATCCGACCTGTTACGTGTGTGCAGTGACCTTGGGTTGTGACGTGGCCAAGCTCATGCACCTTGATGAGCAAAG gaAGCGAGTTGGAAAAAACCTGCACTACTATGAATGTGTCCTGGATAAAACAGGGAATCGGGAGATGATAGACCCACGCAGTTGTGGTCACCAGTGTTGCTGCACTAAGTCTGAAAAG GTTGACGCCATAGAGTACTACAGTGCTAAAGAGAAAGACCTGCTGGATGAGGTGAGGGAGCAGGCAGAACTGGCACCACAGCAGCATCTGGGGATTGCATTTGTCACTTTACAGAACGAGGCCATGGCTAAGTA catTCTCAAAGACTTCAATGCTCTTGAGTGTGGTGGCGGTTGCTGTAATAGGAGGGAGCCGCAACCTTCGTCCAACAGTAAGGCTCTGAAAGTGAGCAATTGGAAGGTCAGCTTTGCACCCCATCCCAAAAACATATATTG GGCCAATCTATCGGTGGGAGGCCTTCGCTGGTTTGTGCGCTATGTGTTGATCAACTTCTTCCTCATCTTGCTGCTCACGTTCCTCACCACTCCTACCATCATTATCAACACCATTGATAGGTTTAACGTGACAAAGCCCATTGAGTACCTCAAT AACCCAGTCATTAGCCAGTTCTTCCCCACTCTCCTGCTGTGGTCCTTCTCTGCTTTGCTACCTACCATAGTATACTATTCTACATTAGGAGAGGCACACTGGAGCAG GTCCAGCGAACAGCTGAGCATGTTGCGTAAGCTGTACTTCTTCTTACTTTTCATGGTGCTTATCCTCCCCTCACTAGGACTCACCAG tctTGCAGTGTTTTTTCGCTGGCTGTTTGATAAAGAGTTCCTTTCAAATGGGAAACTTAGGTTTGA GTGTGTGTTCTTACCTAACCAAGGTGCATTCTTCGTCAATTATGTGATCACGGCGGCACTGGTGGGCTCTGCCATGGAGCTGCTGCGTTTGCCTGGGTTGCTGCTCTACACCATTCGCATGATGTTTGCAGGCTCTGCTGCCGAAAGGAAATATGTCAAACAG AATCAAGCATATGAGTGTGAATATGGAGCTATGTACAGCtggaccctgtgtgtgtttactgtcatCATGGCTTACAGCATTATTTGTCCTATAATTGTGCCATTCG gttTGCTGTACATGTTTCTGAAGTACTATGTGGACAAACACAACCTGTATTTCGCCTACCTGCCTGCTCACCTAGACCATCAGGTGCACATGGCAGCAATCAATCAAGCCCTGGCTGCACCCATCATCTGCTTAATATGGCTTTACTTCTTCTCTGTCCTCAGAACAG gtttctTGACTCCCACGTCTCTTTTCACCCTGGTGGTCCTGTGTATTTCTGTCTTCATCTGCATCAGCTACACCTGCTTCGGCCTTTTCAAGTACCTCAGTCCACACAACTATACA GTGaaagaagaggatgaggatgcagAAGAGACAGTAGAAGAAAACACTGTG GTCTACCTCCCCAGGGTGCTTAATCCCAAATCACCTGTCAGTGCCACAGAGGGGTTTACGCGCCAGAAGTCTTATGGATCTACACAGGACAGTGCAGACGCCAGCTCCGTCCCAGTGAACAAAGACTAA
- the tmem63a gene encoding CSC1-like protein 1 isoform X2 codes for MFSQWWASGLPLVSNGTSGVPDNCFNSTENTVLEGVPFGGVPAVLLIDFTVFLVLVFIFFVIRRKWWDYGRLALVADNEVSAYRQRASSVRPEESGCDLGWFAWLPYIIRMDGEKIKARCGVDAVHYLSFQRHLMFLLLVLTITSVAVILPVNLTGNLLDNDPKNFGRTTVGNLPKGDNLLWLHTVFAVFYLAVTVAVLQRHTSKMKDIRTATARNTLFVCSVPKSATEDDVKLHFTEAYPTCYVCAVTLGCDVAKLMHLDEQRKRVGKNLHYYECVLDKTGNREMIDPRSCGHQCCCTKSEKVDAIEYYSAKEKDLLDEVREQAELAPQQHLGIAFVTLQNEAMAKYILKDFNALECGGGCCNRREPQPSSNSKALKVSNWKVSFAPHPKNIYWANLSVGGLRWFVRYVLINFFLILLLTFLTTPTIIINTIDRFNVTKPIEYLNNPVISQFFPTLLLWSFSALLPTIVYYSTLGEAHWSRSSEQLSMLRKLYFFLLFMVLILPSLGLTSLAVFFRWLFDKEFLSNGKLRFECVFLPNQGAFFVNYVITAALVGSAMELLRLPGLLLYTIRMMFAGSAAERKYVKQNQAYECEYGAMYSWTLCVFTVIMAYSIICPIIVPFGLLYMFLKYYVDKHNLYFAYLPAHLDHQVHMAAINQALAAPIICLIWLYFFSVLRTGFLTPTSLFTLVVLCISVFICISYTCFGLFKYLSPHNYTVKEEDEDAEETVEENTVVYLPRVLNPKSPVSATEGFTRQKSYGSTQDSADASSVPVNKD; via the exons ATGTTTTCCCAGTGGTGGGCCAGTGGGCTCCCACTAGTCTCAAATGGTACCTCTGGTGTCCCAGACAACTGCTTCAACTCCACTGAGAACACTGTACTTGAAGGAGTCCCGTTTGGAGGAGTACCAGCAGTGCTACTGATTGATTTTACTGTGTTTCTG GTGCTGGTGTTCATCTTTTTTGTTATCAGGAGAAAGTGGTGGGACTATGGGCGTCTGGCGCTGGTTGCAGACAATGAAGT gtCAGCATACCGACAACGTGCATCATCAGTCAGGCCGGAGGAGTCAGGATGTGACTTA GGATGGTTTGCTTGGCTGCCATACATCATTCGTATGGA TGGGGAAAAAATTAAAGCCAGATGTGGCGTGGACGCTGTTCACTACCTGTCCTTTCAGCGTCACCTGATGTTCTTGTTGTTGGTCTTAACTATAACCTCCGTGGCAGTCATATTGCCTGTCAACTTGACTGGGAATCTGCTGG atAATGACCCAAAGAACTTTGGAAGAACAACTGTTGGTAATCTTCCCAAAGG AGACAACCTGTTATGGCTGCACACAGTGTTTGCGGTTTTCTACCTGGCTGTAACAGTTGCGGTGCTGCAGCGTCACACATCAAAAATGAAAGACATACGTACAGCCACA GCTAGAAAcaccttgtttgtgtgttcagtcCCTAAAAGTGCAACAGAAGATGATGTAAAGCTTCATTTCAC GGAGGCGTATCCGACCTGTTACGTGTGTGCAGTGACCTTGGGTTGTGACGTGGCCAAGCTCATGCACCTTGATGAGCAAAG gaAGCGAGTTGGAAAAAACCTGCACTACTATGAATGTGTCCTGGATAAAACAGGGAATCGGGAGATGATAGACCCACGCAGTTGTGGTCACCAGTGTTGCTGCACTAAGTCTGAAAAG GTTGACGCCATAGAGTACTACAGTGCTAAAGAGAAAGACCTGCTGGATGAGGTGAGGGAGCAGGCAGAACTGGCACCACAGCAGCATCTGGGGATTGCATTTGTCACTTTACAGAACGAGGCCATGGCTAAGTA catTCTCAAAGACTTCAATGCTCTTGAGTGTGGTGGCGGTTGCTGTAATAGGAGGGAGCCGCAACCTTCGTCCAACAGTAAGGCTCTGAAAGTGAGCAATTGGAAGGTCAGCTTTGCACCCCATCCCAAAAACATATATTG GGCCAATCTATCGGTGGGAGGCCTTCGCTGGTTTGTGCGCTATGTGTTGATCAACTTCTTCCTCATCTTGCTGCTCACGTTCCTCACCACTCCTACCATCATTATCAACACCATTGATAGGTTTAACGTGACAAAGCCCATTGAGTACCTCAAT AACCCAGTCATTAGCCAGTTCTTCCCCACTCTCCTGCTGTGGTCCTTCTCTGCTTTGCTACCTACCATAGTATACTATTCTACATTAGGAGAGGCACACTGGAGCAG GTCCAGCGAACAGCTGAGCATGTTGCGTAAGCTGTACTTCTTCTTACTTTTCATGGTGCTTATCCTCCCCTCACTAGGACTCACCAG tctTGCAGTGTTTTTTCGCTGGCTGTTTGATAAAGAGTTCCTTTCAAATGGGAAACTTAGGTTTGA GTGTGTGTTCTTACCTAACCAAGGTGCATTCTTCGTCAATTATGTGATCACGGCGGCACTGGTGGGCTCTGCCATGGAGCTGCTGCGTTTGCCTGGGTTGCTGCTCTACACCATTCGCATGATGTTTGCAGGCTCTGCTGCCGAAAGGAAATATGTCAAACAG AATCAAGCATATGAGTGTGAATATGGAGCTATGTACAGCtggaccctgtgtgtgtttactgtcatCATGGCTTACAGCATTATTTGTCCTATAATTGTGCCATTCG gttTGCTGTACATGTTTCTGAAGTACTATGTGGACAAACACAACCTGTATTTCGCCTACCTGCCTGCTCACCTAGACCATCAGGTGCACATGGCAGCAATCAATCAAGCCCTGGCTGCACCCATCATCTGCTTAATATGGCTTTACTTCTTCTCTGTCCTCAGAACAG gtttctTGACTCCCACGTCTCTTTTCACCCTGGTGGTCCTGTGTATTTCTGTCTTCATCTGCATCAGCTACACCTGCTTCGGCCTTTTCAAGTACCTCAGTCCACACAACTATACA GTGaaagaagaggatgaggatgcagAAGAGACAGTAGAAGAAAACACTGTG GTCTACCTCCCCAGGGTGCTTAATCCCAAATCACCTGTCAGTGCCACAGAGGGGTTTACGCGCCAGAAGTCTTATGGATCTACACAGGACAGTGCAGACGCCAGCTCCGTCCCAGTGAACAAAGACTAA